One Capsicum annuum cultivar UCD-10X-F1 chromosome 2, UCD10Xv1.1, whole genome shotgun sequence genomic window carries:
- the LOC124896094 gene encoding uncharacterized protein LOC124896094 yields the protein MIDSKSVVSQVQELQVIIHDLLAEGLIVSDVFQVVAIIEKLPPIWKDFKNYLKHKRKEMTVEDLIVRLRIEEDNKAAERRSKGNSTINGAHIVEDDKNNSKKRKKVEQGSNQPKKKFNKKCFNCGKIGHKSTHCRAPKKCKKKDQANMIESNKECDDLCAMFL from the exons atgatagatagcaaatcagttgtctctcaagtgcaggagttgcaagtcatcatacatgatctcctagcagaag gtttgattgtgagtGATGTTTTTCAAGTAGTAGcgataattgagaagctaccaccaatatggaaagactttaaaaactacttgaagcataaacgcaaggagatgactgtcgaagatcttattgtccgactgcgtattgaagaggataataaagctgccgagagaaggtcaaaaggaaattctacaattaatggagcacatattgtggaagatgacaaaaacaattctaagaaaaggaagaaagttgaacagggaagcaatcaacccaagaagaaattcaataaaaaatgcttcaattgtggcaagattggccacaagtccacgcATTGTCGTGCCCCGAAGAAatgcaagaaaaaggatcaagcaaatatgattgaatccaacaaagaatgcgatgatctgtgtgctatgttcttaTAA